In a single window of the Gossypium hirsutum isolate 1008001.06 chromosome A13, Gossypium_hirsutum_v2.1, whole genome shotgun sequence genome:
- the LOC107913501 gene encoding pentatricopeptide repeat-containing protein At1g61870, mitochondrial, which produces MASIIKNSKLAIPKAFFSTQAVKQNPPFPSFKAAKSAIITEKNPEKLAEIFQQCSHLPTFLRHRPIYHLSIRKLARAKRLDLVDRLLETQKLHSQHTPALKSEGFWIRLIMLYSNAGMVPQALQTLDDLSRNRYCNISEKSLCAILTVYLNNGMFEQIHDCFKTLPKKLGVKPKVVSHNLVLKAFVKENKIESAREWVEKMDVNPNIDTYNILLGAYLKNGDQNGFDGVMKEVINKGIEGNLTTYNHRISRLCKSKECARAKKLLDEMVSKGLKPNSASYNTIIDGFCRIGDLESAKKVLDKMLSDGYVLPCSFAYYSLIRSMVNEGELDMALEMSKEIIKRKWVPPFEAMEGLVKGLVERSRSEEAKQVVEKMKKRLKGDALESWGKIEAALPL; this is translated from the coding sequence ATGGCTTCCATCATCAAGAACTCAAAGCTAGCAATCCCCAAAGCATTCTTCTCCACTCAGGCTGTAAAACAGAACCCTCCATTTCCATCTTTCAAAGCCGCGAAATCGGCCATAATAACCGAGAAGAACCCTGAAAAGCTAGCGGAAATCTTCCAACAATGTTCCCATTTGCCCACTTTCCTCCGCCACCGTCCCATCTACCACCTCTCCATCCGCAAGCTAGCCCGTGCCAAACGCCTCGACCTCGTCGACCGGCTCCTCGAGACCCAAAAGCTCCATTCTCAACACACCCCTGCGCTCAAATCCGAAGGTTTTTGGATTCGTCTCATTATGCTTTACTCAAACGCTGGGATGGTTCCACAAGCACTCCAAACGCTCGACGATTTGTCTAGAAACAGGTATTGTAATATATCTGAAAAATCCCTTTGTGCTATTCTCACAGTTTATCTAAACAATGGTATGTTTGAGCAAATTCACGATTGCTTCAAGACTCTTCCCAAAAAGCTTGGCGTTAAGCCAAAGGTAGTATCGCATAACTTGGTATTAAAAGcatttgtaaaagaaaataagatCGAATCTGCACGTGAATGGGTTGAGAAAATGGATGTCAATCCAAATATTGATACTTATAACATATTGCTAGGGGCTTACTTGAAGAATGGGGACCAAAATGGATTTGATGGGGTTATGAAAGAGGTTATAAATAAAGGGATTGAAGGCAATTTGACTACTTATAATCATAGGATTTCAAGGTTGTGCAAGAGTAAAGAATGTGCTAGGGCTAAGAAGTTGTTAGATGAGATGGTTTCAAAAGGGTTGAAACCAAATTCAGCTAGCTATAATACTATTATTGATGGGTTTTGTAGGATAGGGGATTTAGAATCGGCTAAGAAGGTTTTGGATAAGATGCTGAGTGATGGGTATGTTTTGCCTTGTTCGTTTGCTTATTATAGCTTGATTAGGAGTATGGTGAATGAAGGAGAGTTGGATATGGCTTTGGAAATGAGCAAGGAAATCATAAAGAGGAAATGGGTTCCACCGTTTGAGGCGATGGAAGGTCTGGTTAAAGGGTTGGTAGAAAGGTCGAGATCAGAGGAAGCTAAGCAAGTTGTTGAGAAGATGAAAAAGAGGCTTAAAGGTGATGCCTTAGAATCATGGGGCAAAATTGAAGCTGCTCTTCCTCTATAA
- the LOC107913499 gene encoding ADP-ribosylation factor GTPase-activating protein AGD4 isoform X2 yields the protein MIPLVSPLEVEHLLVDRLMHFMTVDLQDVKESRQQFNKAKYVYDQAREKFVSLKKNTRGDIVVELEEDLQNSKSSFERRRFDLATALMNIEAKKKYEFLESISAIMDAHLRYFKLGYDLLSQLEPFIHQVLTYAQQSKELANVEQDKLEKRIQEFRTQAEIDTLRVSNNIEPSTNAGSIQVVGMNLDKSVEPLMLSSIEGEVQTIKQGYLLKRSSSRGDWKRRFFVLDSRGSLYYYRNKGIKPMGYHHQHTGSAGDSSGVFAKFRARHSRSLSFNEGTLGSSTVDLRASTIKLDTEDTDLRLCFRILTPLKTYTLQAENGVDRMDWVNKITAVIVSLLNSHIQQQHVEIPRPPSNVTSPNSHGTSEIEQTGYRAEPISSLLRKIPGNDVCAECSAVEPDWASLNLGILLCIECSGVHRNLGVHISKVRSLTLDVKVWEPSIVELFCTLGNAYCNSIWEGLLLKNESVDEPKATSTSVPKPCAKDVISLKEKYIHAKYVDKLLIIKDALQPGDPPNLTNIWQAVKTDSIQEVYRLLAISEINIVNTTFDDVVSIELYHHVVDAQGSSLESQKEEKEQHDPLDCQRIKDSNDPGNCLQGCSLLHLACQGGNCVMLELLLQFGADINMRDFHGRTPLHHCVALGNNSLAKHLLRRGAKSSITDEGGLSALERVMEKGAIKDEELFILLNES from the exons ATGATCCCATTAGTGTCTCCATTGGAG GTGGAGCACTTGTTAGTTGATCGGCTAATGCACTTTATGACTGTTGATTTGCAAGATGTAAAG GAGTCTCGTCAACAGTTTAACAAAGctaaatatgtatatgatcaG GCACGCGAAAAGTTTGTGTCTCTGAAGAAGAATACACGAGGAGATATTGTTGTTGAACTAGAAGAG GATCTACAAAATTCAAAATCTTCTTTTGAGAGAAGGCGCTTTGATTTA GCAACTGCTCTGATGAATATAGAAGCAAAAAAAAAGTATGAGTTTCTGGAATCTATAAGTGCAATTATGGATGCCCATCTTAGATATTTTAAGCTG GGGTATGACTTATTGAGCCAGTTGGAACCATTTATTCACCAG GTATTGACCTATGCTCAACAATCAAAAGAATTAGCAAATGTTGAACAAGATAAGCTTGAAAAACGTATTCAAGAATTCAGGACCCAAGCTGAGATAGATACTTTACGAGTTTCTAACAACATAGAGCCTTCAACAAATGCTGGTTCTATTCAAGTTGTTGGCATGAATTTAGACAAAAGTGTAGAACCACTCATGTTGTCCTCCATTGAAGGGGAG GTCCAGACAATCAAACAAGGATATTTGTTGAAACGTTCTAGTTCGAGGGGAGATTGGAAAAGAAGGTTCTTTGTACTTGATAGTCGAGGAAGTTTATACTATTATAGAAATAAGGGTATCAAACCAATG GGTTATCACCATCAACATACTGGTTCAGCTGGAGACAGTAGTGGTGTATTTGCTAAATTCCGTGCAAGGCATAGTAGGTCATTATCATTTAATGAAGGAACTTTGGGCTCTAGTACTGTCGATCTTCGTGCTTCTACAATAAAATTGGATACAGAGGACACAGATTTACGGCTTTGCTTCAGAATTTTAACTCCACTGAAAACTTACACATTGCAG GCTGAAAATGGGGTAGATAGAATGGACTGGGTTAATAAAATAACTGCAGTTATCGTATCTCTTTTGAATTCTCATATCCAACAGCag CATGTGGAGATTCCCAGACCTCCTTCTAATGTTACATCACCTAATAGCCATGGTACTTCGGAGATTGAACAAACAGGCTATAGAGCAGAGCCCATCTCTTCACTCCTCAGAAAAATTCCTGGAAATGATGTTTGTGCAGAGTGCAGTGCTGTTGAACCTGATTGGGCATCTCTTAATCTTGGCATACTGTTATGCATTGAATGCTCAGGTGTTCACCGTAACCTTGGTGTACACATCTCAAAG GTGAGATCTTTGACATTAGATGTCAAAGTGTGGGAACCTTCAATTGTGGAATTATTCTGTACTCTAGGCAATGCTTATTGTAACTCTATATGGGAAGGTTTACTCCTTAAGAATGAGAG CGTGGATGAACCAAAGGCTACAAGCACATCAGTACCAAAACCATGTGCCAAAGACGTGATTTCCCTTAAAGAGAAATACATTCATGCTAAG TATGTAGACAAATTGCTGATCATTAAAGATGCACTACAACCTGGAGATCCTCCTAATTTGACCAACATCTGGCAAGCAGTTAAGACTGATAGTATACAAGAAGTATATCGTCTACTTGCAATATCAGAGATCAACATTGTAAATACAACCTTTGATGATGTTGTTAGCATTGAGTTGTATCACCATGTTGTTGATGCACAAGGCTCGTCTCTTGAGAGCCAGAAAGAGGAAAAGGAACAGCATGATCCATTGGACTGTCAGAGAATCAAGGATTCTAATGACCCAGGGAACTGTCTACAAGGTTGTTCATTGTTGCATCTGGCATGCCAAGGTGGGAACTGTGTGATGCTTGAGCTGCTGCTGCAGTTTGGTGCTGATATAAATATGCGTGACTTCCACGGCAGGACTCCTTTGCACCATTGCGTTGCGCTAGGGAACAACTCATTGGCAAAGCATCTACTGAGAAG AGGAGCAAAGTCTTCAATTACAGATGAGGGGGGATTAAGTGCATTAGAAAGGGTGATGGAGAAGGGAGCAATTAAAGATGAGGAACTGTTTATTCTGCTGAATGAAAGCTAG
- the LOC107913499 gene encoding ADP-ribosylation factor GTPase-activating protein AGD4 isoform X1 — protein MANFIKLEDSPMFQNQISFLENTTNELKDRCQTLYKGSKKFMTALGEAFNGDNSFADSLEAFGGGQDDPISVSIGGPIVSKFINAFRELANYKEMLLSQVEHLLVDRLMHFMTVDLQDVKESRQQFNKAKYVYDQAREKFVSLKKNTRGDIVVELEEDLQNSKSSFERRRFDLATALMNIEAKKKYEFLESISAIMDAHLRYFKLGYDLLSQLEPFIHQVLTYAQQSKELANVEQDKLEKRIQEFRTQAEIDTLRVSNNIEPSTNAGSIQVVGMNLDKSVEPLMLSSIEGEVQTIKQGYLLKRSSSRGDWKRRFFVLDSRGSLYYYRNKGIKPMGYHHQHTGSAGDSSGVFAKFRARHSRSLSFNEGTLGSSTVDLRASTIKLDTEDTDLRLCFRILTPLKTYTLQAENGVDRMDWVNKITAVIVSLLNSHIQQQHVEIPRPPSNVTSPNSHGTSEIEQTGYRAEPISSLLRKIPGNDVCAECSAVEPDWASLNLGILLCIECSGVHRNLGVHISKVRSLTLDVKVWEPSIVELFCTLGNAYCNSIWEGLLLKNESVDEPKATSTSVPKPCAKDVISLKEKYIHAKYVDKLLIIKDALQPGDPPNLTNIWQAVKTDSIQEVYRLLAISEINIVNTTFDDVVSIELYHHVVDAQGSSLESQKEEKEQHDPLDCQRIKDSNDPGNCLQGCSLLHLACQGGNCVMLELLLQFGADINMRDFHGRTPLHHCVALGNNSLAKHLLRRGAKSSITDEGGLSALERVMEKGAIKDEELFILLNES, from the exons ATGGCGAACTTTATCAAGCTAGAAGATTCCCCCATGTTTCAAAACCAA ATATCATTTCTAGAGAACACGACTAATGAGTTGAAAGATCGTTGTCAAACACTATACAAAGGAAGTAAAAAGTTTAT GACAGCTCTTGGAGAAGCATTTAATGGAGACAATAGCTTTGCTGATTCTTTAGAAGCCTTTGGTGGTGGACAAGATGATCCCATTAGTGTCTCCATTGGAG GACCGATTGTGTCTAAGTTCATCAATGCATTTCGTGAGCTTGCTAACTACAAGGAGATGCTTCTTTCACAA GTGGAGCACTTGTTAGTTGATCGGCTAATGCACTTTATGACTGTTGATTTGCAAGATGTAAAG GAGTCTCGTCAACAGTTTAACAAAGctaaatatgtatatgatcaG GCACGCGAAAAGTTTGTGTCTCTGAAGAAGAATACACGAGGAGATATTGTTGTTGAACTAGAAGAG GATCTACAAAATTCAAAATCTTCTTTTGAGAGAAGGCGCTTTGATTTA GCAACTGCTCTGATGAATATAGAAGCAAAAAAAAAGTATGAGTTTCTGGAATCTATAAGTGCAATTATGGATGCCCATCTTAGATATTTTAAGCTG GGGTATGACTTATTGAGCCAGTTGGAACCATTTATTCACCAG GTATTGACCTATGCTCAACAATCAAAAGAATTAGCAAATGTTGAACAAGATAAGCTTGAAAAACGTATTCAAGAATTCAGGACCCAAGCTGAGATAGATACTTTACGAGTTTCTAACAACATAGAGCCTTCAACAAATGCTGGTTCTATTCAAGTTGTTGGCATGAATTTAGACAAAAGTGTAGAACCACTCATGTTGTCCTCCATTGAAGGGGAG GTCCAGACAATCAAACAAGGATATTTGTTGAAACGTTCTAGTTCGAGGGGAGATTGGAAAAGAAGGTTCTTTGTACTTGATAGTCGAGGAAGTTTATACTATTATAGAAATAAGGGTATCAAACCAATG GGTTATCACCATCAACATACTGGTTCAGCTGGAGACAGTAGTGGTGTATTTGCTAAATTCCGTGCAAGGCATAGTAGGTCATTATCATTTAATGAAGGAACTTTGGGCTCTAGTACTGTCGATCTTCGTGCTTCTACAATAAAATTGGATACAGAGGACACAGATTTACGGCTTTGCTTCAGAATTTTAACTCCACTGAAAACTTACACATTGCAG GCTGAAAATGGGGTAGATAGAATGGACTGGGTTAATAAAATAACTGCAGTTATCGTATCTCTTTTGAATTCTCATATCCAACAGCag CATGTGGAGATTCCCAGACCTCCTTCTAATGTTACATCACCTAATAGCCATGGTACTTCGGAGATTGAACAAACAGGCTATAGAGCAGAGCCCATCTCTTCACTCCTCAGAAAAATTCCTGGAAATGATGTTTGTGCAGAGTGCAGTGCTGTTGAACCTGATTGGGCATCTCTTAATCTTGGCATACTGTTATGCATTGAATGCTCAGGTGTTCACCGTAACCTTGGTGTACACATCTCAAAG GTGAGATCTTTGACATTAGATGTCAAAGTGTGGGAACCTTCAATTGTGGAATTATTCTGTACTCTAGGCAATGCTTATTGTAACTCTATATGGGAAGGTTTACTCCTTAAGAATGAGAG CGTGGATGAACCAAAGGCTACAAGCACATCAGTACCAAAACCATGTGCCAAAGACGTGATTTCCCTTAAAGAGAAATACATTCATGCTAAG TATGTAGACAAATTGCTGATCATTAAAGATGCACTACAACCTGGAGATCCTCCTAATTTGACCAACATCTGGCAAGCAGTTAAGACTGATAGTATACAAGAAGTATATCGTCTACTTGCAATATCAGAGATCAACATTGTAAATACAACCTTTGATGATGTTGTTAGCATTGAGTTGTATCACCATGTTGTTGATGCACAAGGCTCGTCTCTTGAGAGCCAGAAAGAGGAAAAGGAACAGCATGATCCATTGGACTGTCAGAGAATCAAGGATTCTAATGACCCAGGGAACTGTCTACAAGGTTGTTCATTGTTGCATCTGGCATGCCAAGGTGGGAACTGTGTGATGCTTGAGCTGCTGCTGCAGTTTGGTGCTGATATAAATATGCGTGACTTCCACGGCAGGACTCCTTTGCACCATTGCGTTGCGCTAGGGAACAACTCATTGGCAAAGCATCTACTGAGAAG AGGAGCAAAGTCTTCAATTACAGATGAGGGGGGATTAAGTGCATTAGAAAGGGTGATGGAGAAGGGAGCAATTAAAGATGAGGAACTGTTTATTCTGCTGAATGAAAGCTAG
- the LOC107913499 gene encoding ADP-ribosylation factor GTPase-activating protein AGD4 isoform X3, which produces MLLSQVEHLLVDRLMHFMTVDLQDVKESRQQFNKAKYVYDQAREKFVSLKKNTRGDIVVELEEDLQNSKSSFERRRFDLATALMNIEAKKKYEFLESISAIMDAHLRYFKLGYDLLSQLEPFIHQVLTYAQQSKELANVEQDKLEKRIQEFRTQAEIDTLRVSNNIEPSTNAGSIQVVGMNLDKSVEPLMLSSIEGEVQTIKQGYLLKRSSSRGDWKRRFFVLDSRGSLYYYRNKGIKPMGYHHQHTGSAGDSSGVFAKFRARHSRSLSFNEGTLGSSTVDLRASTIKLDTEDTDLRLCFRILTPLKTYTLQAENGVDRMDWVNKITAVIVSLLNSHIQQQHVEIPRPPSNVTSPNSHGTSEIEQTGYRAEPISSLLRKIPGNDVCAECSAVEPDWASLNLGILLCIECSGVHRNLGVHISKVRSLTLDVKVWEPSIVELFCTLGNAYCNSIWEGLLLKNESVDEPKATSTSVPKPCAKDVISLKEKYIHAKYVDKLLIIKDALQPGDPPNLTNIWQAVKTDSIQEVYRLLAISEINIVNTTFDDVVSIELYHHVVDAQGSSLESQKEEKEQHDPLDCQRIKDSNDPGNCLQGCSLLHLACQGGNCVMLELLLQFGADINMRDFHGRTPLHHCVALGNNSLAKHLLRRGAKSSITDEGGLSALERVMEKGAIKDEELFILLNES; this is translated from the exons ATGCTTCTTTCACAA GTGGAGCACTTGTTAGTTGATCGGCTAATGCACTTTATGACTGTTGATTTGCAAGATGTAAAG GAGTCTCGTCAACAGTTTAACAAAGctaaatatgtatatgatcaG GCACGCGAAAAGTTTGTGTCTCTGAAGAAGAATACACGAGGAGATATTGTTGTTGAACTAGAAGAG GATCTACAAAATTCAAAATCTTCTTTTGAGAGAAGGCGCTTTGATTTA GCAACTGCTCTGATGAATATAGAAGCAAAAAAAAAGTATGAGTTTCTGGAATCTATAAGTGCAATTATGGATGCCCATCTTAGATATTTTAAGCTG GGGTATGACTTATTGAGCCAGTTGGAACCATTTATTCACCAG GTATTGACCTATGCTCAACAATCAAAAGAATTAGCAAATGTTGAACAAGATAAGCTTGAAAAACGTATTCAAGAATTCAGGACCCAAGCTGAGATAGATACTTTACGAGTTTCTAACAACATAGAGCCTTCAACAAATGCTGGTTCTATTCAAGTTGTTGGCATGAATTTAGACAAAAGTGTAGAACCACTCATGTTGTCCTCCATTGAAGGGGAG GTCCAGACAATCAAACAAGGATATTTGTTGAAACGTTCTAGTTCGAGGGGAGATTGGAAAAGAAGGTTCTTTGTACTTGATAGTCGAGGAAGTTTATACTATTATAGAAATAAGGGTATCAAACCAATG GGTTATCACCATCAACATACTGGTTCAGCTGGAGACAGTAGTGGTGTATTTGCTAAATTCCGTGCAAGGCATAGTAGGTCATTATCATTTAATGAAGGAACTTTGGGCTCTAGTACTGTCGATCTTCGTGCTTCTACAATAAAATTGGATACAGAGGACACAGATTTACGGCTTTGCTTCAGAATTTTAACTCCACTGAAAACTTACACATTGCAG GCTGAAAATGGGGTAGATAGAATGGACTGGGTTAATAAAATAACTGCAGTTATCGTATCTCTTTTGAATTCTCATATCCAACAGCag CATGTGGAGATTCCCAGACCTCCTTCTAATGTTACATCACCTAATAGCCATGGTACTTCGGAGATTGAACAAACAGGCTATAGAGCAGAGCCCATCTCTTCACTCCTCAGAAAAATTCCTGGAAATGATGTTTGTGCAGAGTGCAGTGCTGTTGAACCTGATTGGGCATCTCTTAATCTTGGCATACTGTTATGCATTGAATGCTCAGGTGTTCACCGTAACCTTGGTGTACACATCTCAAAG GTGAGATCTTTGACATTAGATGTCAAAGTGTGGGAACCTTCAATTGTGGAATTATTCTGTACTCTAGGCAATGCTTATTGTAACTCTATATGGGAAGGTTTACTCCTTAAGAATGAGAG CGTGGATGAACCAAAGGCTACAAGCACATCAGTACCAAAACCATGTGCCAAAGACGTGATTTCCCTTAAAGAGAAATACATTCATGCTAAG TATGTAGACAAATTGCTGATCATTAAAGATGCACTACAACCTGGAGATCCTCCTAATTTGACCAACATCTGGCAAGCAGTTAAGACTGATAGTATACAAGAAGTATATCGTCTACTTGCAATATCAGAGATCAACATTGTAAATACAACCTTTGATGATGTTGTTAGCATTGAGTTGTATCACCATGTTGTTGATGCACAAGGCTCGTCTCTTGAGAGCCAGAAAGAGGAAAAGGAACAGCATGATCCATTGGACTGTCAGAGAATCAAGGATTCTAATGACCCAGGGAACTGTCTACAAGGTTGTTCATTGTTGCATCTGGCATGCCAAGGTGGGAACTGTGTGATGCTTGAGCTGCTGCTGCAGTTTGGTGCTGATATAAATATGCGTGACTTCCACGGCAGGACTCCTTTGCACCATTGCGTTGCGCTAGGGAACAACTCATTGGCAAAGCATCTACTGAGAAG AGGAGCAAAGTCTTCAATTACAGATGAGGGGGGATTAAGTGCATTAGAAAGGGTGATGGAGAAGGGAGCAATTAAAGATGAGGAACTGTTTATTCTGCTGAATGAAAGCTAG